The Clostridiaceae bacterium genomic interval TCTGTGTAATAAAGGTTATTGCTAAGGACCCCATTGAAGATTGGACAAATTGTATAAAAATGACATACAATTTGTTTAAGGGGGAAGTAACTTATGAAGAAGTTTACAGTTGAGCAGAAGTTATCAGTGATAAAGGATTATGAAGCAGGAGTAAAGGTAGCGGAAATATGCAGGAAACATAATATCAATCCTAATACTTTTTACAAATGGAAAGCGAAATATGATGAATCAGGGATAGATGGTCTTGCGCCGAAGGTAATAAGCACTGTTACTTCGAAAGAGTCTGAACTTCGGAGGGAGAATGAAGAACTAAAGAAGCTTTTGGGGGAGAAGGAATTAGCAATTAAGATATACAAGGATCTATTAAAAAAAACGAACCCAAGCTTGAAGATAGATTAGAGATAGCAGACAAGTACATAAGAGCGGGATATGCTGCGAGAATAGTATTAAAGTTGGTTAAAGTAGCTCGCAGTACGTATTATTACTGGAGGAGTTTAAAAAACAAGGGAGAAACTTCAAAGGATAGCAGGCAAGGGAAAAGGCCTCCAGGATATTCCCTGGATGAGGCAGGGAAAAGAATAAAAGATGAAGAAATTATTTCAAAGATAAGGGAAGCAATAAGCGGAGAGTGCAGCTGTTATGGGTATAAGAAGGTAACAGCTTATCTTAGGACTCAGTGCAAGATAAAAATAAATAAAAAGAAAGTATACCGGTTAATGCAGGAAAATGGACTTTTGAAGCCAAGGAATAGAAGATATGCCCATAGACGCAGAATAGACGACAGAAAAGTTGAAAGGCCGAATCAAATGTGGGCTACAGATATAAAGTATGGCTATATAGAAGGAAATGGCAGGACATTTTACATAATCAATTATATAGATGTATTCACAAGAGAAGTAGTTGGAAGTTATGCCGGTTATAATATAAGTTCAAAGACAGCAATCAGGACTTTAGATAAAGCAATTAAGGATAGAGGAATTGATCCGATAGGACTTATTTTAAGAAGCGATAATGGCTCGCAATATATAAGCCAAAACTTTGAAGAATACTGCAAGATA includes:
- a CDS encoding IS3 family transposase → MQGSIKKNEPKLEDRLEIADKYIRAGYAARIVLKLVKVARSTYYYWRSLKNKGETSKDSRQGKRPPGYSLDEAGKRIKDEEIISKIREAISGECSCYGYKKVTAYLRTQCKIKINKKKVYRLMQENGLLKPRNRRYAHRRRIDDRKVERPNQMWATDIKYGYIEGNGRTFYIINYIDVFTREVVGSYAGYNISSKTAIRTLDKAIKDRGIDPIGLILRSDNGSQYISQNFEEYCKIKGIYHEFTHARCPEENGHIEAYHGILEEELLSRSEFDSLEEAKAVLADWEDFYNNRRLHWGLKLKTPRQVYMEYVNKTKIVKERAS
- a CDS encoding transposase; amino-acid sequence: MKKFTVEQKLSVIKDYEAGVKVAEICRKHNINPNTFYKWKAKYDESGIDGLAPKVISTVTSKESELRRENEELKKLLGEKELAIKIYKDLLKKTNPSLKID